A DNA window from Capnocytophaga sp. ARDL2 contains the following coding sequences:
- a CDS encoding IS982 family transposase, which produces MNNLEQIYERILEVLEDFFPHQLLPYQRRKPKMSDLELVSLNLTAEYLSIDSELQLFRKIPNSLKNKIERSVYNKRKRNLFYYINQIREKLAMCFNREESYFVIDSMPLKICENARAMRSKICRDESFSYPDYGFCASQKLHYFGYKLHIICSIEGIVQSLDMTPASVHDVHYLKDVSSQIQNCVLIGDRGYISSQYQLDLFNTATIQLDTPKRINQKDYKPQFYLFKKKRKRIETLFSQLCDQFMIKRNYAKSFNGFKTRIISKITALTLIQYINKFVLKKEINKIKASII; this is translated from the coding sequence ATGAACAACTTAGAGCAAATATACGAAAGAATTTTAGAAGTTTTAGAAGATTTTTTTCCTCATCAACTTTTACCTTATCAAAGGAGAAAGCCAAAAATGAGTGATTTAGAATTGGTGAGTTTAAATTTAACAGCAGAATATTTAAGTATTGATAGTGAATTACAACTCTTTAGAAAAATACCTAATTCTTTGAAAAACAAAATAGAAAGAAGTGTTTATAACAAAAGAAAACGAAATCTTTTTTATTATATAAATCAGATTAGGGAAAAACTTGCAATGTGTTTTAATAGAGAGGAGAGTTATTTTGTAATTGATAGTATGCCTTTGAAAATATGTGAAAATGCTAGAGCAATGAGAAGTAAAATTTGTAGAGACGAAAGTTTTTCATATCCTGATTATGGTTTTTGTGCTAGTCAGAAGTTACATTATTTTGGATATAAATTACACATAATCTGTTCAATAGAAGGTATTGTACAAAGTTTAGATATGACTCCAGCATCTGTTCACGATGTTCATTATTTAAAAGATGTTAGTTCTCAAATTCAAAATTGCGTTTTGATTGGTGATAGAGGTTATATATCGTCACAATATCAATTAGATTTGTTTAACACTGCTACTATTCAGTTAGATACACCTAAAAGAATAAATCAAAAAGATTACAAACCTCAATTTTATTTATTCAAAAAGAAGAGAAAAAGAATCGAAACTCTATTTTCTCAACTTTGTGATCAATTTATGATTAAAAGGAATTATGCTAAATCATTCAACGGTTTTAAAACACGAATTATCAGTAAAATAACTGCTTTAACCTTAATTCAATACATTAACAAATTTGTATTAAAAAAGGAAATAAATAAAATTAAAGCAAGTATAATTTAA